In Pseudomonas sp. DNDY-54, a genomic segment contains:
- a CDS encoding AraC family transcriptional regulator has translation MHPQNMTQRHADSGSAFWRDSALPFIEARTVADGRRVCYARHSHETFSVGLIDSGSSSYINGCHETRIDAGTLVLMNPGDVHACNPIEDQPWAYRMLYVDAEWLGELQAELGVGWAGFRRFTPVMTRDPQLREGFKRFHAVLIDDQAEPLEKSGAAIEFFSAMHRRLGMEPAAPVSEPKLGCAAEFIATNYQRPIKLEEICATVGVSPSSLIRAFKKHYGMTPHAYLTNRRVQFARAELRRGLPIADVALAAGFADQAHLQRAFKQLLAATPGHYRGQRRA, from the coding sequence ATGCACCCGCAGAACATGACACAACGGCACGCTGATTCGGGCTCCGCTTTCTGGCGGGACTCGGCGCTGCCGTTCATCGAGGCGCGTACCGTCGCGGATGGGCGTCGCGTCTGTTACGCCAGACACAGTCACGAAACCTTCTCAGTGGGGCTGATCGACAGCGGCTCAAGCAGCTATATCAACGGTTGTCATGAAACTCGTATCGACGCAGGGACGCTGGTGCTGATGAATCCCGGTGATGTACATGCCTGCAATCCGATCGAGGACCAGCCTTGGGCGTATCGCATGCTGTACGTGGATGCCGAATGGCTTGGCGAACTGCAGGCCGAGCTAGGCGTGGGCTGGGCTGGGTTTCGGCGCTTCACACCGGTCATGACGCGCGATCCGCAGTTGCGCGAAGGGTTCAAGCGCTTCCATGCCGTTCTGATCGATGACCAGGCGGAGCCGCTAGAAAAATCCGGCGCGGCGATCGAGTTCTTCAGCGCCATGCACCGACGGTTAGGGATGGAGCCGGCCGCGCCTGTAAGTGAGCCAAAGCTAGGTTGCGCGGCGGAGTTCATTGCCACGAACTATCAGCGACCGATCAAGCTGGAGGAGATCTGTGCGACGGTCGGGGTGTCGCCGTCCAGCCTGATTCGAGCCTTCAAGAAGCATTACGGCATGACACCTCACGCCTATCTCACCAACCGCCGGGTGCAGTTCGCGCGCGCTGAACTGCGTCGCGGGCTGCCTATTGCGGACGTGGCGCTGGCCGCGGGTTTTGCCGATCAGGCGCATCTGCAGCGGGCGTTCAAACAGTTGCTGGCGGCGACGCCCGGCCATTACCGTGGCCAGCGCCGCGCCTAG
- a CDS encoding D-amino acid dehydrogenase, with protein sequence MKNIAVVGGGITGITTAYALAKRGFAVTLFEKHRYAAMETSFANGGQLSASNAEVWTHWSTILKGIKWMLKSDAPLLVNPKPSWHKLSWFAEFIGSIPQYRHNTVETARMAIAAREHLFAWAEEEGIDFDLKKAGILHIYRDKAGFDHAGKVSTMLAEGGLPRRSVTPDEMRAIEPTLAGQYYGGYYTECDSTGDIHKFTNGLASAAIRLGVECRYGQDVRRVATDGKGASVTLAAPTGEETLHFDGIVICAGTASRALASQLGDRVNIYPVKGYSITVNLNDEASRAGAPTVSLLDDETKLVTSRLGDSRLRVAGTAEFNGYNRDIRADRIRPLVEWVAECFPGVSTQSVVPWAGLRPMMPNMMPKVGRGSSPCVFYNTGHGHLGWTLCAITADMVGDVVRDSLGTTASATPSGAQPVHA encoded by the coding sequence ATGAAAAATATTGCTGTTGTAGGTGGCGGTATCACCGGTATCACCACCGCCTACGCGCTGGCCAAGCGCGGTTTCGCCGTGACGCTGTTCGAAAAACATCGCTACGCGGCGATGGAAACGTCATTTGCCAACGGTGGTCAGCTATCAGCGTCCAATGCTGAAGTCTGGACGCACTGGTCGACCATCCTCAAAGGCATCAAATGGATGCTCAAGAGCGACGCGCCGCTGCTGGTCAATCCCAAACCCAGCTGGCACAAGCTCTCCTGGTTCGCTGAGTTCATCGGCTCAATCCCGCAGTACCGTCACAACACCGTCGAAACCGCACGCATGGCGATTGCCGCGCGGGAACACTTGTTCGCCTGGGCCGAGGAAGAGGGTATCGACTTCGATCTGAAGAAGGCCGGCATTCTCCATATTTACCGCGACAAGGCTGGCTTCGACCATGCTGGTAAAGTCTCGACCATGCTGGCGGAAGGGGGGCTACCACGGCGCAGCGTGACGCCAGACGAGATGCGCGCCATCGAGCCGACCTTGGCCGGGCAGTATTACGGCGGCTACTACACCGAGTGCGATTCGACTGGCGATATCCATAAATTCACCAATGGTCTGGCTTCGGCAGCGATCCGTCTTGGTGTGGAGTGTCGCTATGGGCAGGACGTTCGACGCGTGGCGACGGATGGCAAAGGCGCGAGCGTAACCCTCGCGGCTCCAACCGGCGAAGAGACGCTGCACTTCGACGGCATCGTCATCTGCGCGGGCACTGCCAGCCGGGCGCTGGCGTCGCAGCTGGGTGATCGCGTGAACATCTACCCTGTGAAGGGCTATTCCATCACGGTGAACCTGAACGACGAGGCCAGTCGCGCTGGCGCACCTACGGTAAGTCTGCTGGACGACGAGACCAAGCTGGTGACCAGTCGCCTGGGGGATAGCCGCTTGCGCGTTGCCGGAACGGCCGAGTTCAACGGCTACAACCGTGACATTCGGGCTGATCGAATTCGCCCGCTGGTGGAGTGGGTCGCCGAGTGTTTCCCAGGCGTCAGCACGCAGAGCGTGGTGCCTTGGGCCGGGCTGCGACCGATGATGCCAAACATGATGCCTAAGGTTGGTCGCGGCAGTTCGCCATGCGTGTTCTACAACACGGGCCACGGCCACCTTGGCTGGACGCTTTGCGCCATCACCGCTGACATGGTGGGTGACGTAGTACGCGACTCGTTGGGGACCACTGCTTCAGCAACTCCAAGCGGAGCGCAGCCCGTCCACGCGTGA
- a CDS encoding ATP-binding protein — MNPLGGAKPRRTVPLRSRLLTIALAGILPLALVAGLGMLSIVGEQKELAKQRSLEATRLAATAVEVELSRSLNVLQALSQSPLLDSDDIDGFADMVRRVLPSVPSWYAVLVVGTKGEVIRRVSMHDAPESEMIGERRSFDELIRTGEPQVGSMTQGPGGVWGIPLRVPVHDDHGLRYVLTAVLKPQAIADVIANRRLPTGWVNTVLDANGVRIARALRHQETMGQPASPSLVALLGSNARTEGIGLSKTVEGIPTFTSFVRLERSDWVVATGVPSDVVEAGATRAYTLYGGGLLLSLGLAVAAALFATRRINVPMRHLRRAAQAIGEGANVDAPDSEIEEIREVGRALAMAAQARKASEAERDSMLSRLELAQQDLTQQVSDLELVQELSNRLLQMPSLDEQLQAIIETLCKLHGAAHGLLALSDGRSPLRIHASKGFSLDSLAFMDNVQPGLGACGIAVQQGSRVVVTDTETDPRFSEFVSVARREGFRSVHSTPIRHSDDSVFGTLTVQLRESRSPTEREIRLADLAAGMAAVFIDRARAQSKVGMLEQRLQVALDSSTVPFSIVTPVMSPGGSPDDFVLEFINPTGATNLRGTVSSLTGRRLREVLGADANPQALLTLQDVVRFKEPRDVELQSTAFEADRWVRLVATPFDNSIAVWFADVTQAKHQEQAILESDRRKDEFLATLAHELRNPLAPIRLAAGIFGSPSASGAQKARSQEIIERQVRHMALLLDDLFDISRITLGKLVLRKEQLDLRMVVEAAIETARAKIESKQHELVVTMPTEPILLDADPLRLEQILTNLLNNAAKFTPNGGSIRVTAVHEGETATVSVADNGLGIAREHLRLIFERFAQVPVAGTHINTGLGIGLALAKGLAKLHGADIRVRSEGLGQGAEFSLILPVQPAVPKAERSSTIEAGTQRKRRILVADDNHDIAETMAEILRLEGHEVHLAFDGNEAFERYQQLRPEVVLLDIGMPGLRGDQVARKIRAEPTTFPVQLIAITGWGQPSDRENAFEAGFDVHLTKPVDIARLIAVVGV; from the coding sequence TTGAATCCGTTAGGTGGAGCCAAGCCGCGGCGTACCGTGCCGTTGCGTAGTCGTCTGTTGACGATTGCCCTGGCTGGGATTTTGCCGCTAGCACTGGTCGCCGGGCTGGGCATGCTCTCGATTGTCGGTGAGCAGAAGGAATTGGCGAAGCAGCGCAGTCTGGAGGCCACGCGCCTGGCCGCGACGGCCGTCGAGGTAGAGCTCAGCCGGTCACTCAATGTCCTGCAGGCGCTATCGCAATCCCCTTTGCTTGATAGTGACGACATCGACGGGTTTGCCGACATGGTGCGTCGCGTGTTGCCGTCCGTGCCCAGCTGGTACGCCGTGCTGGTAGTCGGGACCAAAGGTGAAGTCATTCGGCGTGTGTCCATGCACGATGCCCCTGAGTCAGAAATGATCGGTGAACGGCGCAGTTTCGATGAGCTGATCCGAACCGGTGAACCCCAGGTTGGCAGTATGACCCAGGGACCGGGCGGCGTTTGGGGCATTCCGTTGCGTGTTCCGGTGCACGACGATCACGGCTTGCGTTACGTATTGACGGCGGTGCTCAAGCCGCAGGCGATCGCCGATGTTATCGCCAACCGAAGGCTACCGACCGGTTGGGTCAATACCGTATTGGATGCCAACGGTGTGCGTATCGCCCGCGCATTGCGTCACCAGGAAACGATGGGGCAACCTGCCTCTCCATCGCTTGTCGCCCTGCTGGGCAGCAATGCGAGGACGGAAGGGATCGGGTTGTCCAAAACAGTAGAAGGCATTCCCACGTTCACCTCGTTTGTCCGTCTGGAGCGGTCCGATTGGGTCGTGGCGACCGGCGTGCCGTCCGATGTGGTGGAAGCCGGCGCGACACGCGCGTATACGCTGTACGGCGGGGGGTTGCTGCTGTCCCTTGGATTGGCGGTGGCGGCTGCGCTTTTCGCTACGCGGCGAATCAATGTGCCCATGAGGCACCTGCGGCGGGCCGCGCAGGCGATCGGCGAAGGAGCAAATGTCGACGCCCCAGACAGCGAAATCGAAGAGATTCGAGAAGTTGGCCGCGCGCTTGCCATGGCGGCACAGGCCCGCAAGGCGAGCGAAGCTGAGCGAGACAGCATGTTGTCCCGCCTTGAGCTGGCGCAGCAGGATCTGACCCAGCAGGTCAGTGATCTGGAGCTGGTACAGGAACTGAGCAACCGGTTACTGCAGATGCCGTCGCTCGACGAGCAGCTGCAAGCCATCATCGAAACCCTGTGCAAGCTCCACGGCGCCGCCCATGGCTTGCTGGCGCTCAGCGATGGGAGATCACCGCTTCGCATCCATGCGTCGAAAGGGTTTTCGCTCGACTCGCTGGCGTTCATGGATAACGTACAACCCGGCCTTGGGGCGTGCGGCATCGCTGTTCAGCAGGGCAGCCGGGTAGTGGTAACCGACACCGAGACGGATCCGCGCTTCAGCGAGTTCGTCTCGGTGGCACGCCGTGAAGGCTTCCGCTCGGTGCACAGCACGCCCATTCGGCACAGCGACGACAGCGTATTCGGCACCTTGACGGTACAGCTCAGGGAATCGCGCTCGCCGACTGAACGGGAGATCCGGCTGGCCGATCTCGCGGCAGGGATGGCAGCGGTTTTCATCGATCGCGCACGGGCGCAATCGAAAGTTGGCATGCTCGAACAGCGATTACAGGTCGCATTGGACTCGTCCACTGTGCCGTTTTCCATCGTGACGCCGGTCATGAGTCCAGGCGGAAGTCCGGATGATTTCGTTCTCGAGTTCATCAATCCGACCGGCGCGACCAACCTGCGCGGGACGGTGTCCAGCCTGACGGGGCGGCGCCTGCGCGAGGTGCTCGGCGCGGATGCCAACCCGCAAGCGCTGCTGACCCTGCAAGATGTTGTTCGTTTCAAAGAGCCACGGGACGTGGAGTTGCAGAGCACCGCGTTTGAAGCCGATCGCTGGGTTCGGCTGGTCGCCACGCCATTCGATAACAGCATCGCCGTGTGGTTTGCCGATGTGACCCAGGCCAAGCACCAGGAGCAGGCCATCCTCGAATCGGACCGGCGCAAGGATGAGTTCCTTGCCACCCTGGCGCACGAGCTGCGCAATCCGCTCGCACCGATCAGGTTGGCCGCCGGAATCTTTGGTTCCCCGAGCGCCTCGGGCGCCCAAAAAGCACGCAGCCAGGAGATCATCGAGCGACAGGTGCGGCACATGGCGCTGTTGCTCGATGATCTGTTCGATATATCTCGCATTACCCTTGGAAAGCTGGTGCTGCGCAAGGAGCAACTGGATCTGCGTATGGTCGTCGAGGCGGCCATCGAGACGGCGCGAGCGAAGATCGAGTCCAAGCAGCACGAGCTGGTCGTGACGATGCCGACGGAACCGATTTTGCTGGACGCCGATCCGCTTCGGCTCGAACAGATCCTGACCAATCTGCTCAATAACGCCGCGAAATTCACCCCAAATGGCGGCTCGATTCGCGTCACCGCCGTGCATGAAGGGGAAACCGCCACGGTATCGGTCGCCGATAACGGCCTGGGGATCGCACGGGAACATCTCAGGCTGATCTTCGAGCGCTTCGCCCAAGTTCCGGTTGCCGGCACACACATCAATACAGGGCTTGGGATTGGCTTGGCGCTGGCCAAGGGCCTGGCGAAACTGCACGGTGCGGACATTCGCGTGCGCAGTGAAGGGCTGGGACAGGGCGCCGAATTCAGTCTGATACTGCCGGTGCAGCCTGCTGTTCCTAAAGCTGAGCGCAGCAGCACCATTGAAGCCGGCACACAGCGCAAGCGCCGCATACTGGTTGCCGACGACAATCATGATATTGCCGAAACCATGGCTGAGATTCTTCGCCTGGAAGGGCATGAGGTGCATCTGGCGTTTGACGGCAACGAGGCGTTTGAACGCTATCAGCAGCTCCGGCCAGAGGTCGTGTTGTTGGACATCGGTATGCCAGGCCTGCGAGGCGATCAGGTTGCTCGGAAGATTCGCGCCGAGCCCACGACGTTCCCGGTGCAGCTAATAGCCATTACCGGCTGGGGACAGCCGAGCGACAGAGAGAACGCGTTCGAAGCCGGCTTCGATGTTCACCTGACCAAGCCCGTCGACATCGCCCGGCTGATAGCCGTCGTCGGGGTGTGA
- a CDS encoding DegQ family serine endoprotease, which produces MIVPKNCLAVVAGVALFAQALVVQAALPDFTPLVEDASPAVVNISTKQNKPVRGGPVQMPDLEGIPPMFREFFERGMPQQPDRRREAQSLGSGFIISEDGYVLTNNHVVADADEIMVRLPDRSELQAKLVGADPRSDVALLKIDGDDLPTVKIGNSEELKAGEWVVAIGSPFGFDHTVTAGVVSATGRSLPNESYVPFIQTDVAINPGNSGGPLFNLDGEVVGINSQIFTRSGGFMGLSFAIPIDVAMDVANQLREDGKVSRGWLGVVIQEVNKDLAESFGLDRPAGALVAQVMDGGPAAKGGLKVGDVILSLNGKSIDMSGDLPHLVGALKPGSTAKLEVVRDGDRKNLSIEIGALPEEGDLLASAGGSGGAMSSDNRLGVSVAELTEAQRQALEISGGVVIREISQGPAAMIGLRPGDVITHLNNEAIDSVKTFTRVVKALPKNRSVSMRVLREGRASFITFKLPK; this is translated from the coding sequence ATGATCGTTCCTAAAAACTGCCTGGCTGTCGTGGCCGGCGTCGCTTTATTTGCCCAAGCGCTGGTGGTACAGGCCGCGCTACCCGATTTCACACCGTTGGTTGAGGACGCCTCGCCGGCGGTGGTCAACATCAGTACCAAGCAGAACAAGCCCGTGCGTGGCGGACCGGTGCAAATGCCGGATCTGGAAGGCATTCCACCAATGTTCCGGGAGTTCTTCGAGCGCGGCATGCCTCAGCAGCCCGATCGCCGTCGAGAAGCGCAATCGCTGGGCTCTGGCTTCATCATTTCTGAAGATGGCTACGTGCTGACGAACAACCACGTTGTTGCCGACGCCGACGAAATCATGGTTCGCCTGCCTGACCGTAGCGAGCTGCAAGCCAAGCTGGTGGGGGCCGACCCGCGCAGTGATGTCGCCCTGCTGAAAATCGATGGCGATGATCTGCCCACAGTGAAGATCGGTAACTCTGAGGAGTTGAAGGCGGGCGAGTGGGTCGTTGCCATCGGCTCGCCGTTCGGCTTCGATCACACCGTGACAGCCGGTGTGGTCAGCGCGACCGGTCGTAGCCTGCCCAACGAGAGCTATGTGCCCTTCATTCAGACCGATGTGGCGATCAATCCGGGTAATTCCGGAGGGCCGCTGTTCAATCTGGACGGCGAAGTGGTTGGCATCAACTCGCAGATTTTCACCCGTTCGGGCGGTTTCATGGGCTTGTCGTTCGCGATTCCGATCGACGTCGCCATGGATGTCGCCAATCAACTACGTGAAGATGGAAAAGTGAGCCGCGGCTGGCTTGGGGTGGTCATCCAGGAGGTAAACAAGGATCTGGCTGAATCGTTTGGTCTCGACCGTCCGGCCGGCGCGCTTGTCGCCCAGGTCATGGATGGAGGTCCGGCCGCTAAAGGGGGCCTCAAGGTCGGTGATGTGATCTTGAGCTTGAACGGCAAATCCATCGACATGTCCGGCGACCTTCCGCATTTGGTGGGTGCGCTCAAGCCAGGCTCGACGGCAAAGCTGGAGGTTGTTCGTGATGGCGACCGCAAGAATCTGAGCATTGAAATTGGCGCATTGCCTGAAGAGGGCGATCTCCTGGCCTCGGCCGGTGGTTCGGGCGGCGCCATGAGCAGTGATAACCGGCTGGGTGTGTCTGTGGCTGAACTGACCGAGGCGCAGCGTCAGGCGCTTGAAATCAGCGGAGGCGTGGTGATTCGTGAGATCAGCCAAGGCCCTGCGGCAATGATTGGGCTACGCCCGGGTGATGTCATCACGCACCTGAACAACGAAGCCATTGACTCGGTTAAGACCTTCACCCGCGTGGTCAAGGCGTTGCCGAAAAACCGTTCAGTATCGATGCGCGTGCTGCGTGAAGGCCGGGCGAGCTTCATCACCTTCAAACTGCCCAAATAG
- a CDS encoding HAD family hydrolase, giving the protein MATIDLLISDCDGVIVDSEIISHRVLFEALSLHVPSDRLSAALEGTFGLTVPCIIDLIEKRFDLKMPETFDADLRRQSEKVVAEEVQAIPGVREALCAIDLPLAVASNSRLHNVESSLRRAGLTERVAGHIFCAEMVASPKPAPDVYLLAAERMGVAPGHCLVIEDSPTGVLAARTAGMQVIGFTGASHIPAGHDQALRELGVSAVINDMRDLPATVARFMEA; this is encoded by the coding sequence ATGGCCACTATTGACCTGCTGATCAGCGACTGCGATGGCGTGATCGTCGACAGCGAAATCATCAGCCACCGTGTGCTGTTCGAGGCGTTGAGCCTGCATGTCCCGTCCGACAGGCTGAGCGCCGCTTTGGAAGGAACGTTCGGTCTGACGGTGCCCTGCATCATTGACCTCATCGAGAAGCGCTTCGACTTGAAGATGCCCGAGACATTCGATGCCGACTTACGGCGACAAAGCGAGAAGGTGGTGGCGGAAGAGGTCCAGGCGATCCCAGGAGTACGGGAGGCGCTGTGTGCCATCGACTTGCCGCTGGCAGTGGCGTCGAACAGCCGCCTGCACAATGTCGAGTCGTCACTGCGCCGGGCCGGCCTGACCGAGCGGGTTGCGGGCCATATTTTCTGTGCAGAGATGGTGGCTTCGCCGAAGCCTGCCCCTGACGTTTACCTGCTGGCCGCCGAACGCATGGGCGTGGCGCCCGGGCACTGCCTGGTGATTGAAGACAGCCCGACCGGTGTATTGGCCGCCCGTACCGCCGGGATGCAGGTGATTGGTTTCACCGGCGCGAGCCACATTCCGGCCGGGCATGACCAGGCGCTGCGCGAGCTGGGTGTTTCGGCAGTCATCAACGACATGCGCGACCTGCCGGCGACGGTCGCCCGATTCATGGAGGCGTAG
- a CDS encoding LysE family translocator has translation MSLLLSMAAFALASSITPGPVNIVALTAGAQFGLRAAMRHVSGATLGFTLLLLLIGLGLSELLNRWPWLTQSIRLAGVLFLLYMAYRLARDDGRLSTDKPTLPPTMLYGAMMQWLNPKAWLASVAGMGLFAAAGDALSVGRFAVIYFVICYVSLACWAYAGTFLQQYLNNPGRMRLFNRAMAALLAACAAYLVLP, from the coding sequence ATGAGCCTGTTGCTGTCCATGGCCGCCTTTGCGCTGGCCTCCTCCATCACACCCGGCCCGGTGAACATCGTTGCGCTTACTGCGGGCGCGCAATTCGGCCTGCGCGCCGCCATGCGCCACGTCAGCGGTGCAACCCTCGGCTTCACCCTGCTGTTGCTGCTGATCGGTCTTGGGCTCAGTGAGCTGCTGAACCGCTGGCCCTGGCTGACCCAATCCATCCGTCTCGCCGGCGTGCTGTTCCTGCTGTACATGGCCTATCGGCTTGCACGGGACGATGGCCGGCTGAGCACCGACAAACCGACCCTGCCGCCGACGATGCTGTACGGGGCAATGATGCAGTGGCTGAACCCGAAGGCCTGGCTAGCCTCGGTGGCTGGCATGGGGTTGTTCGCCGCTGCGGGCGATGCGCTATCGGTAGGGCGTTTCGCCGTGATTTATTTCGTGATCTGTTACGTCTCGCTGGCCTGCTGGGCCTACGCCGGTACGTTTCTCCAGCAGTACCTGAACAACCCTGGGCGGATGCGGTTGTTCAACCGGGCAATGGCGGCGCTGCTGGCTGCCTGTGCGGCCTATCTCGTGCTGCCCTAA
- a CDS encoding DUF2254 domain-containing protein: MVKRWKWFLIRISKRPWFRASLYSVLGIATALLALAVAPYIPDDVPTKIGSDAVDNILGVLASSMLAVTTFSLSIMVAAYGSATSNVTPRAISLLVEDPTTQNTLSTFIGSFIFSLVGIIALSTGLYGEKGRVVLFAATIAVVVLVVYALLRWIDQLSGLGRVAETTARVEKAATGALCQRMNQPFLGGCPLEVDPIALPGARPLYAEKVGFVQHIDMPALGELTKSENSAVYICVLPGVFVEPTQPIAWSIGIEAECDDALRNAFVIGAQRTFERDPRFGITVMAEVASRALSPGINDQGTAVDVIGRGVRVLSHLSRPVPPEEPKYDRVYAPGLSVADMLDDFFTPIARDGAAIVEVGIRIQEALASLGRLGDAAVTVAAQRQAELALKRAEAALTLSEDWQRVRQAGAAGGLAGPAV; this comes from the coding sequence ATGGTCAAGCGTTGGAAATGGTTTCTCATCCGCATCAGCAAGCGGCCCTGGTTCAGGGCCAGCCTGTATTCGGTGCTCGGCATTGCAACCGCGTTACTGGCCTTGGCGGTGGCGCCCTATATTCCTGATGACGTGCCGACCAAAATTGGTTCGGATGCGGTCGATAACATCCTGGGTGTGCTGGCGTCGAGCATGCTTGCGGTGACCACGTTTTCCTTAAGCATTATGGTGGCGGCTTACGGCTCGGCGACCAGCAACGTGACCCCGCGGGCCATCTCGCTACTGGTCGAAGACCCCACGACACAGAACACCCTGTCAACATTCATCGGGTCGTTTATCTTCAGCCTGGTCGGCATCATTGCGTTAAGTACCGGGCTGTACGGGGAGAAAGGCCGGGTCGTATTGTTCGCAGCGACCATCGCCGTGGTCGTTCTGGTCGTCTATGCGCTCTTGCGCTGGATTGACCAGCTGTCGGGACTGGGTAGGGTTGCCGAAACCACTGCGCGCGTGGAAAAGGCAGCCACCGGCGCGCTGTGCCAACGAATGAACCAGCCTTTTCTCGGCGGCTGCCCGCTTGAGGTTGACCCGATTGCACTGCCGGGCGCACGCCCGTTATACGCGGAGAAGGTTGGCTTCGTGCAGCACATCGATATGCCCGCGTTGGGCGAGCTGACGAAGTCGGAAAACAGCGCGGTGTACATCTGCGTACTACCAGGCGTCTTTGTCGAGCCGACCCAGCCGATCGCCTGGTCCATCGGAATCGAAGCCGAGTGTGACGACGCACTTCGCAATGCCTTCGTTATTGGCGCGCAGCGCACCTTCGAGCGCGACCCGCGCTTCGGTATCACCGTTATGGCGGAGGTTGCCTCGCGGGCGCTGTCGCCGGGTATCAACGACCAGGGCACGGCCGTCGACGTCATCGGGCGGGGCGTCCGGGTGCTGTCGCATCTGTCCAGGCCAGTGCCGCCCGAGGAGCCGAAGTATGACCGGGTTTATGCGCCAGGGCTGAGCGTGGCGGACATGTTGGATGACTTCTTTACGCCCATTGCGCGTGACGGCGCGGCGATCGTCGAAGTGGGGATCCGGATTCAGGAAGCGTTGGCTTCGTTGGGTCGCCTCGGCGACGCGGCCGTCACAGTCGCCGCACAGCGACAGGCGGAGCTGGCGCTCAAACGAGCTGAAGCCGCCTTGACCTTGTCCGAAGACTGGCAGCGCGTGCGACAGGCTGGCGCCGCGGGTGGTCTGGCAGGGCCAGCGGTTTAG